A segment of the Fusobacterium ulcerans genome:
ACAGTAATGGAAAAAATTAAAGCTGAAAATGTACCAGTTGTATTCTATAATAAAAAACCTGCAAAGGAAGTTTTAGCAGCTTATGATAAAGCTTATTATGTAGGAATCGACCCTAATGCTCAAGGAATAGCTCAAGGGGAACTTATCATGAAAGCTTGGAAAGCTAATCCAGATTTAGACTTAAATAAAGATGGAAAAATCCAATATGTAATGATTAAAGGAGAACCAGGACATCCAGATGCTGAAGCAAGAACTATTTATTCAATCAAAACTTTAAATGATAATGGAATAGAAACTGAAGAATTACATCTAGATGCTGCTATGTGGGATACTGCACAAGCAAAAGATAAAATGGATGCATGGTTATCAGGACCTAATGGAGATAAAATTGAAGTTGTTATCTGTAATAATGATGGAATGGCTTTAGGAGCTATTGAATCAATGAAAGCTGTTGGAAAGAAACTTCCAGTATTTGGAGTAGATGCTTTACCAGAAGCTATTGTTAAGATTGAAGCTGGAGAAATGGCTGGAACTGTTCTTAATGATGCTAAAGGTCAAGGAAAAGCTACTTGGGATATGGTAGTTAATCTAGCAGAAGGAAAAGCTCCAACTGAAGGAACTGAATGGAAATTAGATGAAAAAGAAATTTTAATACCTAGTATTGGAATTGATAAAGATAATGTAGCAGAATTTAAATAAGATAAAATTATATAAATAAATTATTTTGGGAAGAGAAGGGGGATTGTTTTGTAGACACATCTCCCTTTTTCCCAAAAAGGATATAGAAAAGAAAG
Coding sequences within it:
- the mglB gene encoding galactose/glucose ABC transporter substrate-binding protein MglB; the encoded protein is MKKTSLILGALLLAAGLTGCGDKKEAAPADTASAPKAEKKLRIGFTAYKFDDNFIALYRKVVLDEAKKIEDKVDLTMVDSQNSQQTQNDQIDVMLSKGTDALAVNLVDPAAGQTVMEKIKAENVPVVFYNKKPAKEVLAAYDKAYYVGIDPNAQGIAQGELIMKAWKANPDLDLNKDGKIQYVMIKGEPGHPDAEARTIYSIKTLNDNGIETEELHLDAAMWDTAQAKDKMDAWLSGPNGDKIEVVICNNDGMALGAIESMKAVGKKLPVFGVDALPEAIVKIEAGEMAGTVLNDAKGQGKATWDMVVNLAEGKAPTEGTEWKLDEKEILIPSIGIDKDNVAEFK